A single window of Crassostrea angulata isolate pt1a10 chromosome 8, ASM2561291v2, whole genome shotgun sequence DNA harbors:
- the LOC128159836 gene encoding phosducin-like protein, producing MALSLDDRILGEKVDNYCSSDEGEQEEEDKPQREMEPKASSIPEPQLKDYNKFSTNTGPKGVINDWREFKRLETERRAEQEKEKQALAKKLSMTCRSHLDDEREKENDDKLLQELESFEDEFLKEYRQKRIEEMRIALQNVPKFGRVVELSSSNFVDEIDKEKPQVTIIIHLYENNVEACEAMNGCLSCLAQEYPTVKFCKIRASDTSLSHKFSTSGVPALLIYKGGELIGNFVRLSDELGEDFYVTDIEGFLHEHSLLPQPDLNSKIIYDRITGEKRAPTAQDEDSGSDFDVD from the exons ATGGCGCTGAGCTTAGATGATCGTATTCTTGGAGAGAAGGTGGACAACTATTGTAGCAGTGATGAAGGCGAACAAGAGGAGGAGGACAAACCTCAAAGAGAAATGGAACCAAAGGCTTCAAGCATTCCAGAACCTCAACTGAAGGACTACAACAAGTTCTCTACAAAT ACAGGACCCAAGGGTGTGATCAATGACTGGCGAGAGTTCAAGAGGCTGGAAACTGAGAGGCGAGCAGAGCAGGAGAAAGAGAAACAAGCTCTGGCCAAAAAACTTTCAATGACATGTCGATCTCAT TTAGATGATGAACGAGAGAAGGAAAATGACGACAAGTTGTTACAGGAATTGGAGAGTTTTGAAGacgaatttttaaaagaatacagaCAAAAGAGGATCGAAGAAATGAGAATAGCATTACAAAATGT GCCAAAGTTTGGTAGAGTGGTTGAATTGAGCTCATCCAATTTTGTGGATGAAATTGATAAGGAGAAGCCCCAAGTCACCATTATAATTcatctgtatgaaaat AATGTTGAGGCATGTGAAGCCATGAATGGCTGCTTGAGCTGTCTTGCCCAGGAATATCCAACGGTCAAGTTCTGTAAGATCAGGGCATCGGATACAAGTCTCAGTCACAAGTTT TCCACCAGTGGGGTACCTGCCTTATTGATCTACAAAGGGGGAGAACTGATAGGAAACTTTGTCCGACTTTCTGATGAACTCGGGGAGGATTTTTATGTCACTGATATAGAGGGCTTCCTACATGA ACACAGCTTGCTTCCTCAGCCTGACTTAAACAGCAAAATTATTTACGATCGAATCACTGGGGAAAAGCGTGCTCCAACGGCTCAGGACGAGGACAGTGGTAGCGACTTTGATGTCGACTAA